A region from the Colwellia sp. PAMC 21821 genome encodes:
- a CDS encoding beta-galactosidase, whose protein sequence is MLGVCYYPEHWPESMWAQDAKEMRELGLRYVRIGEFAWSRIEANEGAYTFEWLDRAIETLVSAGLEVIMCTPTATPPKWLIDKYPDILPVDINTGTTRGFGSRRHYDFSSQNYFREAMRISEVLAKRYGEHPAICGWQTDNELACHDTTHSGSVAAKEAFQVWCKARYQSIDKLNSEWGTVFWSMEYQNFEQIELPILAVTETHPAHQLAYRRFSSDQVISFHNRMIEIIRQYAPNRFVTHNFIPMVDTQTDNYALAENLDFVSYDNYPLGRSDLFFADKPAEEFKPYMRTGHPDFASYDFDQSRGISKKNFWIMEQQPGPVNWAHHNPRPEKGMVRLWSWQAFAHGADCVCYFRWRQAPFAQEQMHAGVKRNDNSKAAAWAEIEQMRDELTAVDFSIEAPVQARVAIISGTVNQWVSEIERQGDSYNHQKTEFSYYSALRQLGLAVDFISTDSDFEPYDLIIAPCLPIVSDTFIEKCQQANAHFIFGPRSGSKTDELSLAPNLPPGKLQTLLPIKVLSTETIRPDCSEKLFYQGDTFESRCWREELHVPTGATIVASYHDDTPAVVRQGKITYVATLTCDTFLISLFEQLANECAIPNIRLPKDMRVVHRGDIAYVFNYASYPQEFPALNMGTFILGQAQLNAFDVAVIKINKS, encoded by the coding sequence ATGTTAGGTGTTTGTTATTATCCAGAGCATTGGCCAGAATCAATGTGGGCTCAAGATGCTAAAGAAATGCGTGAGTTAGGATTACGTTATGTGCGTATTGGTGAATTTGCTTGGTCAAGAATTGAAGCAAATGAAGGCGCTTACACATTTGAATGGTTAGACCGCGCAATTGAAACCTTAGTAAGCGCAGGCTTAGAGGTTATCATGTGTACCCCAACAGCCACCCCACCGAAGTGGTTAATTGATAAATACCCTGATATTTTACCTGTCGATATTAATACTGGTACAACACGTGGTTTTGGTTCTCGCCGACATTACGACTTTTCTAGTCAAAATTACTTTCGAGAAGCCATGCGCATATCGGAAGTTTTAGCGAAAAGATACGGTGAACATCCGGCAATTTGTGGTTGGCAAACAGATAACGAGTTGGCCTGTCACGATACTACGCATAGTGGTTCTGTGGCCGCTAAAGAAGCATTTCAAGTTTGGTGTAAAGCACGTTACCAGTCAATTGACAAACTTAATAGCGAATGGGGCACAGTCTTTTGGTCAATGGAATACCAAAATTTTGAGCAAATAGAGTTACCTATTTTAGCTGTAACTGAAACCCACCCTGCACATCAATTGGCTTATCGTCGATTTAGTTCAGACCAAGTCATTAGCTTTCATAATCGAATGATCGAAATCATTCGCCAATATGCTCCTAATAGATTTGTAACACACAACTTTATTCCAATGGTTGATACGCAAACCGATAATTATGCGCTAGCTGAAAATTTAGACTTTGTTAGTTACGACAATTATCCCTTAGGTCGTTCAGATTTATTCTTTGCAGATAAACCCGCCGAAGAATTTAAACCTTATATGCGAACCGGTCATCCTGATTTTGCCAGTTACGACTTTGACCAAAGCCGTGGCATCAGCAAAAAGAATTTTTGGATTATGGAGCAACAACCTGGTCCTGTTAATTGGGCACACCATAACCCACGCCCTGAAAAAGGTATGGTGCGTTTATGGTCTTGGCAGGCATTTGCACATGGTGCAGATTGTGTGTGTTATTTCCGCTGGCGCCAAGCACCTTTTGCACAAGAGCAAATGCATGCAGGCGTAAAACGTAACGACAACTCAAAAGCTGCAGCTTGGGCTGAAATTGAGCAAATGCGTGATGAATTAACCGCGGTAGATTTTTCAATTGAAGCGCCGGTTCAAGCACGAGTAGCCATCATTTCAGGCACGGTTAATCAATGGGTTAGTGAAATTGAACGCCAAGGTGATAGTTACAACCACCAGAAAACAGAATTTTCCTATTACTCAGCATTACGCCAATTAGGATTAGCTGTAGACTTTATTTCTACTGACAGTGATTTTGAACCATACGACTTAATTATTGCGCCTTGTTTGCCGATTGTAAGTGATACTTTTATTGAAAAATGTCAACAAGCGAATGCACATTTTATCTTTGGTCCTCGTTCGGGTAGTAAAACAGATGAACTCTCTCTAGCGCCAAATTTACCACCAGGTAAACTTCAAACATTATTGCCTATTAAAGTGTTATCGACTGAAACAATTAGACCTGATTGCAGTGAAAAATTGTTTTATCAAGGAGACACATTCGAGAGTAGATGTTGGCGCGAAGAGTTGCATGTGCCAACTGGGGCAACCATAGTGGCAAGCTATCATGATGATACCCCTGCTGTCGTGCGACAAGGTAAGATAACTTATGTGGCAACATTAACTTGTGATACTTTCTTAATCAGCTTATTTGAACAATTAGCAAACGAGTGTGCAATACCTAACATACGTCTACCAAAAGATATGCGTGTTGTTCATCGTGGCGATATTGCTTATGTATTTAATTACGCTAGCTATCCTCAGGAGTTCCCTGCTCTTAACATGGGCACTTTTATATTAGGTCAAGCACAACTAAACGCTTTTGATGTTGCCGTAATTAAAATAAATAAAAGTTAA
- a CDS encoding SLC5 family protein, protein MENQSIQIMVFCLITALIAFLTYLKCKGSARSESDSNKEYFLAGGGLSWVFIAGSITLTNLSTDQLIGMNGNQMILLAWWEIAAFFGLMILAKVFLPIYYKNKCTTTTELLERRYNDPHIRAVIAALFLLGNLFIFLPAILYGGSLFMKAMFNVDLSIMTLSIIFTIAGASYAIFGGLRAVAVSDTYSGIGLLSLGMLVVVLSMAAINFDFSDIPTERLTLIGGNDSPLPWHTLLTGMIFIQTFYWSTNQTITQRAMAAPNIKEAQKGVFAAALIRILVIPPMIVIPGVVAYKLFGDVGDLAYGKIVAEVLPTWLSGAFAAMMAAAVLTTFNSILNSSAALYVCDIHELYFQKEKKIKVHIVSNIASIIFCVLALFLVPFYSSAESIINIVQELYGMLSMPILSVFIVGLLFNNVASKAAITAVITGTLTYAFFVFVWAPFHYIHMMTITLFICIFMALFINRFVFKNRATLVFSKKTGSAEMA, encoded by the coding sequence GTGGAAAACCAATCAATACAAATAATGGTGTTTTGTTTGATCACTGCACTCATTGCATTTTTAACTTATTTAAAATGTAAAGGTTCAGCAAGATCAGAGTCAGATTCAAATAAAGAGTATTTTCTTGCTGGCGGAGGCCTGTCATGGGTTTTTATTGCCGGCTCGATTACTTTAACTAACCTAAGTACCGACCAACTTATTGGTATGAATGGCAATCAAATGATCCTGCTGGCGTGGTGGGAAATAGCCGCATTTTTCGGTTTAATGATTTTAGCTAAAGTGTTCTTACCCATTTACTACAAAAATAAATGTACAACCACAACAGAGTTGCTTGAGCGTCGCTATAATGACCCGCATATTCGTGCTGTAATAGCCGCTTTATTCTTATTAGGTAATTTATTTATTTTCCTTCCGGCTATTTTGTATGGCGGATCATTATTTATGAAAGCAATGTTCAATGTTGATCTATCAATAATGACCCTTTCTATTATATTCACCATTGCCGGTGCCAGTTATGCCATTTTTGGCGGTTTAAGAGCTGTTGCGGTATCAGATACCTACAGTGGTATTGGTTTATTGTCTCTTGGTATGCTGGTTGTTGTACTTTCAATGGCAGCGATTAATTTTGACTTTAGTGACATTCCAACAGAGCGCTTAACACTGATTGGCGGTAACGACTCACCACTGCCTTGGCATACATTATTAACCGGTATGATTTTCATTCAAACCTTCTACTGGAGTACTAACCAAACAATTACCCAACGAGCAATGGCAGCACCCAATATTAAAGAAGCTCAAAAAGGTGTTTTTGCTGCTGCATTAATACGTATTTTAGTTATTCCACCGATGATCGTTATTCCTGGCGTTGTTGCTTACAAATTATTCGGCGATGTCGGTGATTTAGCCTACGGTAAAATAGTTGCGGAAGTTTTACCTACTTGGTTATCAGGCGCATTTGCAGCGATGATGGCAGCAGCGGTATTAACAACATTTAATAGTATTTTAAACTCGTCAGCGGCTTTATATGTTTGTGATATTCATGAGTTGTACTTTCAAAAAGAGAAAAAGATTAAAGTTCATATTGTGAGTAATATCGCCTCAATTATCTTTTGTGTACTCGCGCTATTTTTAGTGCCATTTTATTCTTCAGCAGAAAGTATTATCAATATAGTACAAGAGCTTTACGGTATGTTAAGTATGCCAATTTTATCTGTGTTCATTGTTGGCTTATTGTTCAATAACGTTGCCTCAAAAGCCGCTATAACTGCAGTTATTACCGGCACACTAACATATGCGTTCTTCGTATTTGTTTGGGCACCGTTCCATTATATTCACATGATGACCATTACTTTGTTTATCTGTATTTTCATGGCGTTGTTCATTAACCGGTTTGTATTTAAAAATCGCGCGACATTAGTATTTAGCAAGAAAACAGGTTCTGCAGAAATGGCTTAA
- a CDS encoding SapC family protein encodes MTELVELSNSEHGTLRVIDNAALAFMKQQHILTVRVKEITQAISSFPVFLVKNPHTGMWNISALTSFDIGQNLFVDNNKWNAIFTPTSMQTFPFFLMNVAGENKGYTIGIAPQDQAFSTTQGQSIFEPSGKPSLLLSRVKTLLEADIKNDIQSYQFAQKLESMQLIKRINLVVQYGDGTVQTLKGMNTIDETKLQQLSNDDLGALNKQGYLMPIHAMLMSIIQLNNLIQKHNNIESNKTISQVKLALE; translated from the coding sequence ATGACCGAATTAGTAGAATTAAGTAATAGCGAGCACGGGACCTTAAGGGTTATCGATAACGCCGCACTCGCCTTTATGAAACAGCAACATATCTTAACCGTACGCGTAAAAGAAATAACACAAGCTATTAGTAGTTTTCCAGTTTTTTTAGTGAAGAATCCTCATACAGGCATGTGGAATATTTCAGCGCTTACTAGTTTCGACATAGGCCAAAACTTATTTGTTGATAATAACAAATGGAATGCTATTTTTACCCCGACAAGTATGCAAACCTTTCCCTTTTTTTTAATGAACGTAGCGGGCGAAAATAAAGGTTATACCATAGGCATTGCGCCCCAAGATCAGGCTTTTTCAACAACACAAGGACAAAGTATATTTGAACCTTCTGGTAAGCCCAGTTTACTGTTAAGCCGAGTGAAAACACTGTTAGAAGCTGATATCAAAAATGATATTCAAAGTTATCAATTTGCACAAAAGCTAGAAAGTATGCAATTGATAAAGCGTATTAATCTTGTTGTGCAATATGGTGATGGAACTGTACAAACATTGAAGGGCATGAATACGATTGATGAGACTAAGTTACAGCAGTTATCAAACGACGATTTAGGCGCGTTAAATAAGCAAGGCTACTTAATGCCTATTCATGCCATGCTGATGTCTATTATTCAACTCAATAACCTTATTCAAAAGCATAATAATATTGAAAGTAACAAAACAATATCACAAGTTAAGTTAGCCCTGGAATAA
- a CDS encoding tryptophan halogenase family protein: MSKTVKNIIIIGGGTAGWLSAAIIAAHHKDAKTTELKIKLVESSDIPTIGVGEGTWPTMKNTLHKIGLKESDVFRKCYATFKQGGKFVEWVHGNGDFYYHPFTVPLGYGQIDLAPYVSNVENFAQESNFQYDICEAGLAPRTLADSEYQGQCNYGYHLDAGALAELLKRHCIDTLNVEHVVDTVDECISENGERIDAVVLNKAGKLTADLFIDCSGTRSLLLGQTLNVPFKKVDDVLFNNRALAMQVPYESEDSPVACHTIATAQNAGWIWDIGLTSRRGVGHVYSSKFLSDEEAEQNLRNYLGDAANGLEARKISFEPGHREQWWKGNCVAVGMAAGFVEPLEATAIMLVELSARYIAENLPADDSLMPVVAKRFNTQMSYRWQRIIDFLKFHYMLTKRPEPYWQAHCDPKTFPESLKEDMALWQYRGPTTNDFNSAMELFPAASYQYVLYGMEFKPDFTRQGYLHNQQQKAEQVINRNEQLTQQMLQSLPPHRDYIEKWLATST; encoded by the coding sequence ATGTCCAAAACAGTAAAAAATATCATTATAATTGGCGGCGGCACTGCAGGCTGGTTATCAGCAGCTATTATTGCCGCACATCATAAAGATGCGAAAACAACTGAGCTTAAGATCAAGTTAGTTGAGTCTTCAGATATTCCCACTATTGGCGTAGGCGAAGGTACATGGCCGACCATGAAAAATACCTTACATAAAATTGGCCTTAAAGAGAGTGATGTTTTTAGAAAATGTTATGCGACCTTCAAACAAGGCGGTAAGTTTGTTGAGTGGGTGCATGGTAATGGCGACTTTTATTATCATCCATTTACCGTACCTTTAGGTTATGGCCAGATTGATTTAGCGCCGTATGTGTCAAATGTTGAAAACTTTGCCCAAGAATCTAATTTCCAATATGACATTTGTGAAGCGGGTTTAGCGCCACGGACATTGGCTGACTCAGAGTATCAAGGTCAATGTAACTATGGCTATCACCTTGATGCCGGCGCGCTCGCTGAGTTATTAAAAAGACATTGTATTGATACACTTAATGTCGAGCATGTTGTTGATACTGTTGATGAATGTATTAGTGAAAACGGTGAGCGTATTGATGCCGTAGTATTAAATAAAGCGGGGAAATTAACGGCTGATTTATTTATTGATTGCTCAGGCACGCGTTCATTATTGTTAGGTCAAACCTTAAATGTTCCCTTTAAAAAAGTTGATGACGTGCTGTTTAACAACCGAGCGTTGGCGATGCAAGTACCCTACGAAAGTGAAGACTCGCCGGTTGCCTGTCACACTATTGCCACCGCACAAAATGCTGGTTGGATATGGGATATTGGCTTAACTAGCCGACGTGGTGTCGGACATGTTTATTCTAGTAAATTCTTATCTGATGAAGAAGCAGAGCAAAACTTACGCAACTACTTAGGCGATGCAGCAAATGGTCTTGAGGCTCGAAAAATTAGTTTTGAACCAGGTCACAGAGAACAATGGTGGAAAGGTAATTGTGTTGCTGTTGGCATGGCTGCAGGGTTTGTAGAACCGCTTGAAGCTACCGCTATTATGCTGGTTGAGCTTTCAGCGCGTTATATAGCCGAAAACTTACCCGCTGATGATAGTTTAATGCCTGTGGTAGCAAAACGCTTTAATACTCAAATGTCGTATCGTTGGCAACGCATTATCGATTTTCTTAAATTTCATTACATGTTAACAAAGCGTCCAGAGCCTTATTGGCAGGCGCACTGTGATCCAAAAACGTTTCCTGAAAGTTTAAAAGAAGATATGGCTTTATGGCAGTATCGAGGTCCAACAACCAATGACTTCAACAGTGCTATGGAGCTATTTCCTGCAGCAAGCTATCAATACGTGCTTTATGGTATGGAATTTAAGCCTGACTTTACTCGCCAAGGTTATTTACATAACCAACAGCAAAAAGCTGAACAAGTGATAAACCGTAACGAACAACTAACACAACAAATGTTACAAAGCTTGCCACCACATCGCGACTACATTGAAAAGTGGCTTGCGACTTCAACTTAG